From the genome of Nicotiana tabacum cultivar K326 chromosome 2, ASM71507v2, whole genome shotgun sequence:
CTCTGGATTAACTAGGCATAAGTCACTCGTGTTACCCTCTCCACATACTTCACAAAACAATTGAACCTCTTATACTGGCTGGGCTTGTTGCTTGTTAATAACCAAGGTCATTTGATTGACTTGGTTGATCAAAGTGGAAATCTGTGCTGATAATGTAGAGACGACATCTAACTCAAGAACCCTTGCAGATTTTTGCACTGTGTGTCTGCCCATCTCTCCTTTCCAATCAGGATTGCTTTTGGAGAATTTGTTTAATAACGCATATATCTCATCAAAgcttttctccaacacttgacctCCAGCTGTAGCATCTACAACAATCTTTATCTTAGGATACAGCCCTTCTATGAAAGTGTGAGCTAGCACTTCATTTGTCTGATTGTGATGAGGACAGTTTCTGAGCAtccccttgaacctctcccaagctGAGTATAAAGACTCCCCTGATTTCTGTTTGAAGGCGACTATCTCACTTCTGATCTTTGCAGTTTTTCCTGAAGGGAAGAACCTTGCCAGAAGTTTCCTTGCCAGATCATTCCATGATGTAATAGAATTAACTGGTTCTACCTTCAACCATCGCTTTGCTTCGCCCAACAGAGAGAACGGGAACAATGTGAGACTCACATAGTTTGGAGTGACTCCATTAGTgatataagtatcactaatctccaagaaGTTCAGGATGTGCTTGTGTTGGATCCTCGTGTGGAAGACCCATAAACTGCCCATTCGCATGTAGTAGCTGGATCATGCTCTAtttcagctcaaagtgcccagtgatTCTGGGCTTCACAATGTTGGAGGTGACATTGGAAATGCTGGGCCTCGCCGCCACCTCCTGAATAGCCATATGTTGCTCATCTGCCATGTTCACAGGAAATTGAACGAGTACCTGTATATTATTTGTGTCCCTTGCTTCCCTTAACCTCCTATGAAATGTTCTCTCACCTTGAAGTCTGTCGTGGCTTCTGACCCTTCGTATTCAATTAAGGTTCCTAAGATCATAGCAACAATTACGTAACGTTAGACTTGACGAAATAAACAATTATAGCTAAAACTAGAAAGTAGTCAATATTCCGACAAcaacgccaaaaacttgttgctcccaaacgcacacgcaagtatacgtggtcgtacaagtaataaaataataagtcGAGTGtagaacccacagagacttgtatTAACTACCCACTAAATTCACAAGACTATTATCTAGTCGAGCCAATTCGAGTTCAAAAGTGTGATTATACTAAACAATAATTCTAACTAGTAACTACATTATCAAGCAGCAAAATGGTTGTTGTGTTttcagtagagacaaatattccagggttgtaatcgaTTCATCAATCCTATTATGCTCTAGTTAACTCTCCatttcatacaattcactcatggttgctaattaattgAACACTTGCTCTCGTAGCTTTCTCCCAaattactactcgcctattcaaagtAGATCAACGCCTATTTTCCTATGAAATCAATatattaagaacgcattaagattacgaaatttaattaagcacggtgactaggtatattcatATCCTAACTACAAATCCGCCCCCTCAGAGTTAAGATtgtgctctcttcaattcttctctaagcTACACATAGCTTTCCCAAGCATATCATAGATAGTAAATAAAACCTAActgctggccagacaattaagcaattaatcccagaattaaaaaaacaataatatattggtgaattataatTAAGGCTAAGTCAATATtgaacaacaatattcatggctaaatcacaatcccagaactatgggttttagccactcatgatagtATCAAACAATTTTGTAAGtgttggataattgaaaatactaagaaaaaatgaagaaaactgaGATATCCTCGCTCCCGAATGTTTCTCGTGTGTATTTTCCTTCAAAGTGACGTCTCCCTCGTCAAAATAGGCTTAATCTTGCTTTTATACGTATTGGGTAGGTcttgggccgaaataaccttgtcccggacAAAGTTGGAGAAGTATTCCGTCACCAGCGTCCAGGGAAGCGTGGGGAGCTGGCCCTGGCGCTAGCAAATTGAACATTCTGTCCACGGCACCACATGTGGAGTGTGGAGCTGGAATTCAACATTTCCTATTTTCCTCCGTTTTGGCTCTATCTCGCACCTTTAGCCCCCACTTGCTTCCGGATGATTCATACACATAAAAACACCATGAATTAATTTAAATCAATACATTTTACATCCGAAATTCACGAAACACGAGTAAaacatgaggcgatatacataaatatatatatatacactttaagctaaatatcaaTATCCATTAGAATTTGACAGATACAACCAGCTCAACTACTTCCATTTTATGGACCATTTCTTGTATTTCACCTTTTTGAGGTAAGAAAAGTGAACTTAGTTCTTTGATGGCTACAATCTCAAGTTCTGAGCATCAGCTTATGACATCCTTAATTCTCTTTATCTCATAGCCTTCAAATTACACTTTCTCAACCAATTCAAATTACTAACCTTCATCTCATGCAATATTGAACTTACATCATTTAAATGCCCACCTATACTGGAGCTACAACTTGCAGACAGAGCTAAACAAATTTCTAAGGTTTTGGTTACACAGCTTACCAATCCTACTGGAACAGGCCGGGGCGGATCTAGCGTACAACTTACAGATGGATTCATCTGAATGCAATAGCTTTGGCTACGGGTTCAACTAAACCCGTAATTTTTTACACGAAATTAATGCGGATCTACTCTATGGATTATAGGTGATTGAACACCTATTACTTTTGCGGCCAAACACTATtacttatatttaaaaaaatagtaattcatataaataaattaacTGAGCACCCAGTCTTAGTAGCaatttttagattaaaaataacTGAGCACCCATGATTTGAAAATCCTGGATCTGCCACAATTAGAGTAAAAACTTATATGTAAATATCTGCCACAAAtagagtaaaaatttatatgtaaatatCTATTAAATCTCAATAAATTTTAGAATTGAATCCATAATTTTAATAGTATAATGAATTCAATGCTGAGACTCTTAAAAATTGCActcattaaatttaaattttgaatccgcCTTGATTGGCTCATACGCTGCATGTGTTGATAATCCGCCAAATAAGTTGAAATAATAGATTGCGAGTCATGTTCCTTCACACTCCACGCCAAAAAGAAATAAGAGGAAAAGAATAACCATAAAACAGTTGAATGCACATTGGTTATGACTTATGAACATGGTGTTCACCGTAAGAAATTGAATTAGAAGTATCCGTTGGGATTTCGACAAaattcaaacaaagacaacaaATAGGAAACTAGCGAGTGCACACTCAGTATGTTGATGTTGTCTTATTTGGTAGGATAATAACATGAGTTGGCCCTAAATGCAGCGAGGTGTCATGTTTCACAATTTCGTATCTTTTGAATAAACTACTTTTGTATGATAGTTGAGATGTTAATGACACTTTAGACTCTATTTAGTAAAATGCAATCATGTTCCTGGACTTCCTTCTTTTAAAAGTCTATTTGTAAAGTGGTACAACATAAACATCAAATAAGAAAATCCTGTATATATGCACCGGTGTCTTTATCAATTTAACTTACTGGACTGTAATTGAAATTTTGTTGAAACTTATACTTGTTATGTTTAATATGGAATTCACTAAGCCAAAAAACTATCATTGAGGTAAATAACATATCAAAAGTTGAGTGTGATCCGGCCACAAACCGGAAAAGACACTAAACTTCCTAAATGCATATACTTTGTTGGCTTTCATACATTAAATTGAATGTTTTAATCCTTTTAACTTACTGGACTATAATTAAATCACGTTGTGTTGTTTTTAATAGAAAATTTACCAAGCATATACCTTGTTGGTTGCCATACATTACTAGAATACTAGTCTAATCTTACCTTATAAAAGTAAACTAATAAATGTTCTTAATATACATCTTCATTTATAGAGAGCATTTTTTTCTCTCCACCGTAATAGCAAAGCTGGTAATAGTGGCCCAAAGCATAAAATCGAAACGAACAACCAGGGATAGAACAAGATGAGAAGAATTGATAATTGATGGTTGGAACGTAAATGCCCTTTCTTAAACTCTAGGTAGAAATATATGTGATGACTATTGACTTGTTTGGGATCATGAACATAGTGAGAAAAACAACAGCAACAGCTTTTTAAGAGTCCTATATTTAGGCTATTTCAGACTTATGTGTATTCTTCATGTGTCCAATTGCATGGTACGTCAAAATATTTAGTCTAGAATTGATTGAGCTAACACCTAGTGCCGCTCAAGGCCAAGATACTAAAGCAAGGGCTTTAGGCCCCTAAATTTCTAAGGCcccatttttttaattaatagcaaaaatatgtttatctatGGTAGACTTTCTTTTTAGAAAATGTTTAATGTTCATGGTAAAAAagtattttaatattaatatttttttctttctcataaTAAAACTTGTATTTTAAATTCTCCTTCTTCAtcattaaattatttattttctaaaaaaCACAAACGAAAGGCATTGAATAAATTAAAATTGCATTTTTCGTTCTTTCTCTGGTTCTCAAGCATTGCAGcaaacaaattaaaaatatagAATTTTCATTCTGATATCAAGTTATCAACGTTTACAATCAGGTCGATTATTCTAACTTGCTACCgtctttttctttaaatttgaaatttatttttggtATTTCTATACTAGtatatttcttttcattattttatcAGAATTTAAATATGTCAACTATAAAGATGAATCATGTTATTTAATATGATATTTTTTAAAGCTTAAAGCCCCTTAATAGGGGGATTTGCAGTCGTACCCTATATTTATGCCACCTTTTAACCTGtaccatatttttaaaaattattgatttggtagccagttgacaaaaaatccgtaataatatgatAATTACACCCCTGATAGTATTAGCATTAGCATGCTACTTTGGAGATGACCTCATTCGCATTAGCATACTGTAAACCAAGCCCTGATAAACGTAGGAGCATGCTAACGTTTGGAGATGACGTTGTTTTATAGTACCAGGGGTTATTCATTAGCATGCGAGATGGTGTAAAACTTCAGTCAATTACAGTAGCAGCTGAAGTTATTTTACATTGAAGCTAAAACATCATGCTaatacatgctgaagttatttatcctACAGTCAACAGTTTTGTCTTGAGTTTTATccaaaacttcagtctaaacatgctgaagttatttagtttatttgctaaaatttcagactaaacatgataaagttatttagtttatttgctaaaatgtCAGTTTAAACAtgatgaagttatttagttcatttgcgaaaacttcagactaaacatgcttaagtttttgtcttgcaatatgtaattttctagTGAGTTTTTggtaatgcatgctgaagttatttagttcatttgctaaaatttcagactaaatatgctgaagttatttagttcatttgcgaaaatttcagactaaacatgcttaagtttttatcttgcaatatataattttctagtgagtttcagactaaacatgcttaagttatttagttcatttgctaaaatttcagactaaacatgcttaagttatttagttcatttgctaaaatttcagacttatcatgcttaagttatttagttcatttgctaaaatttcagactaaacatgcttaagttatttagttcatttgctaaaacttcatgccaaaacatgctgaagtgttgtcctgcagtctacagttttgtcaataATCATGAAGggcaaaattatctttttaaaatacttttaacaaaaaaaggGTACGGACGCAAACAGAAACACaaaacgggtataagttaaaagaaggcgaccaaatagggtgccccatgcaatttttacctcTTAATATTGGTTACAAAAAGGCCTCTTGCTAAACTTCGGCTTTAGGCCCCAATTTTCTTGAGCCGCCCCTGCTACCACCATCATTCCCTAACTGGccagttgcaaaatcaacactTCCAAAAGACCTCATATTATCACCAGACTGGCTATGAGCTTGCAAAGCCTGACCAGAAACTTGGCCATTTTGCCAAACCTGATTAAAACTAGTCCTTCCACTAGGAAGTTCCAAAGTTGCAAAAATaatgtattcattatttaaaaacTCTGCTTCAATTCTTGGCACATTAAAACTCAAAGAACCTTGTCTAAACTGAGCAAGATAATCAGCAATAGGAGCAGTGTAAGCTTGAATTTGGCCACTGGAATTTTTAAATGCAACCAAACACTGTGTACCAACCATTCTTCCTCCAGTAATATTAAAACCCCAAGCTACCCAATCTGAATCTGTAACTCCTCTATGTCTATAAGCAAGATCAACTGTGTGATTATCTGAATGATAAGTTCAGTGAAGAACAGAATTGAGCAAAGGCAGAGGATTCACTATAAGAAATTGAGGATACGACGACATTTATTTAGTGACTGTTGAAATAAATGTCAGAAAAAAAGATGTTTTTGATATTTATGACAAAATGTCGTAAAAACTACGACATTTGatataaattatcatagaaacaATGACATTTGATACTAAATGTCGTAAAAAAATGACATTTGATACGAAATGTCGTCGGAACAATgacatttttgaaaaaatgtcGTAAAAAGTATGACACTTGCTACAAAATATCGTAAAAACTAGTCATTTGATACAAAATGTCGTAAAAAAGATGACATTTGGTACAAAATGTCATAAAAACGACATTTGATGCaaaatttagtaaaaatatgaCACTTATATCAAATGTTGTAAAAACATTTTGATACAACTGACAAAAAATATGACCATACTTTAAATGTCATATTATTTGTCGGTAGTTACGAACATTTACATCTACTATTGAAAATTTCTCTAATTTTTCGAATTTTAAATCATTCTTTGTCTAAAAAAAATCATCctttatatttaatatttaattagtgaTAATTACCTATAACATAAACGATTTCTCTCTTcctccggggtaggggtaaggtctgcgtacactctaccctccccagaccctacttgtgggatcATACTGggttgtattgttgttgttgttgttgttgttgttgttgttgttgttgttgttgttgttgttgtataaatGATTTCTCTTATTGTTGATTAAAATTTTAAAAGGTTAATTCGTCTAGGACTAGCTCCTGGACTAAGCATTTGCAACGGCTCAAGTGTAGGGCTTAATTTGTGAGGCTTATATCCCAAAAATATGGTTATGCGCCCTAAACACGCCGATCGCTCAGCGTTCGAGGCTCACTCAACAATTACCAGGTAAATCATATGTTAAAATTTCTAATTAATAGCGTTGACCCTCAAAATACATTAACAATTGAATGATCTTAACTCAAATAACAAGTCatagtattgcatatttactaagTGAGAACATCGTGAGGGTGAATATCATTTGAACATTTTTTTTGAATATATCTATATAGCCGAACTTTATATCTTCACTCGCTATAATTGGTTTTTGTTATTAGTTTTTTATCTCCCAAAATTATTATGAgacttttattattttactatttaaaagtaattttatatttatttatgaaggagtaatattttgAATTATAATATTGATAAAGTTGATTGattatttacttttaggaaggtaactaaatttgtagtttgataataatATATAACTTTTAGCCTTTTAGGGAACTAATCAAATGTGTTTTTTGATAATAATTTTAACACTATTGCATTATTTATACTTGTAAAACTGTTAGATATTTTGGTTTTTTATGAGTTCGCTTATTCCTTtgatttttttaaacttttaatgtactttctatctttttattttcttttcgatttcttaaactaaaaatataaaGGTTCACGAAGCTTACACCTCACCCGATATTAAATAAAATTTCCATGTCGTATCACGTTAAAATATTGTGCCTATTTAAaactttttattaaaatatcaatttttagtaaaaatatactccctccgtttcaatttatgtgaacctatttcctttttagtccgtgcaaaaaagaatgacctctttccttatttggaaataatttacctttatgcaacgatttatagccacacaaaatatatgtgcctcattttacaccacaagttcaaaagtcttctctcttttcttaaacttcgtgcccaattaaatgggttaacataaattgaaacagagggagtatatattattattactactacttactagatgttggatttatttaaagatgaaatatttaaaataaaacaaaaatattgaTAGAACCAAGGAACCCACCATTGatcacaatttaaaacataagtGAAATTAGCCGTACTCCAAGCCTTAGAAGTCCTCAGTACCTATCCGCTCCTTTCTCAATCTAAATCTCGAATCGGGTTTGGCACAAAATCTCAAATTGGGTTTGGCCAGAATTTCTACAAGGAGCTATGTATGGAGAGTATTGGAGATTTAGAAGGAAAAGATTTTGGCGGTAAGAATTTTGCTCCCCTCCTCCCAATTCTACAAAATACAGTTTCCTTCCTTAGTTAGAATTCTTCACAAAAACCTAATATTTACATTTGGTTGTGCTATAATAGATACTTGGAGAAGAAAAAAGTTTTATCACCGAGGTTTTTGCTGCTGAAATTTCACAAAGCTTATTTTCTACAAAGTCAAGGTACCAGTTTAGTTgacaaatttcttttttttttccttagttgtttggatttgggttaacagatttctttctttttcttaatttttcgaATTTGGGTTAagcattttctttctttttcttagttgttcggatttttttttgaagactgttaattttttttaacctGATAAAGGAAGAGAGTCCCGTAGGTTGTTTGGCCAACATAGAAATAGTATATTAATTTAAATATAAAAGAACAGATAAATAATAACGAACACAATAGACCTAGATTTTTATAAGCAACTCTAACTTATTTGGGGATGAGACatagtttgattaattgatggaTGGAAGAAAGTTCGTTTTTTTGGGGCAGTTCTTTAATTTGTTTTGCTTTATTCATATCTCTAATATGAGATTTTTGTGTTCTAAAAATACTTAGTAGGTTTCTTCTTTCCTAGTTGTTTAGAAGTTTGCTTGCAAAGTGTTTGTAATACTTAAACTTTATGTATCGAAATAATGGTACTATTTGAAAAGATTGGATTAGTATGATGTCATTTACTAGTTCAATCTAAAATAGAGCTAAATCAAGTTCAATCAAACATCAATTTGATACTTGTTTTTTAAAAGTTATATTTACTCAAGATGTCAATTATGGTATTCTATAGTTTGATTTTGCTTAGTcatgataaaatattatatattgtgGCAATAGAGTGAACTAGTTTGTAAgattcatttttgaaaaaaactaaAGAAACTAGATATGTTTTTTTTCCATGCCTTGAATGAACACATTTGTATAGTCATTAGtaaagtatataaattaaaataaaaatttgtatTCTGCGATATACTCTTTGTAGTTTCTATCTATAATTAATCTCTTTTAGTTGATTTTTTTGCTATATATATAGGTTATTCTTAATGGATAAGAGTTGGATAAACATATCGAATAGGAATGATCCTTTATATGAGAATGGAGCCAAAAAGTTTCTTTATTTTGCCTCATTAGATAGGCCTAATGCATCTGAGATCTTGCGTCCATGTCGGAAGTGTCGTAATATGAAATTTATCCTGAAAGAGTTGATTGTTGAACATATTGTGGTTGATGAATTTCTACGTAGTTACGTTAATTGGATTTTTCATGGTGagacatcatcttcatcaatgtCTGTGGATAGATTAGATAGAGGTGATGAGATACAAGACTTGGTGCATGATGCTTTTGGAGTTCCTCCTACTAGTGACTTTATTAATACGGACACTCGTGGTGATAGTTTTGGTGGGTTAAATCAACATAATGTGGGATTTGATAAGAAAACAGAGAAGTTTTTTAACTTATTGAAGGAAGCTGAGCGTGAATTATATCCCGGAAGCaaatattcacttctttcttttcttgttcgtttaTTACATTTAAAGTGTCTCAATGGGTGGAGTAACAATTCATTTTTCATGCTGTTAGAGTTGTTAAAAGATGTGTTTCCTGAAGGTGAAATGTTACCTAAATCCTTTAATGatgcaaaaaaaattattaaagatTTAGGACTCGAATACAAAAAAATACATGCGTGTCCAAATGATTGTATGATCTATTGGAGTGAGACAAAAGATCGAACTGATTGTAAGTTTTGCAAAGCTCCAAGATACAAATAATTTGTAGGTGAATCTGGTAGTTTGGAAACCTCAAAAAAATCCAGCAAAGGTGTTTAGATACTTTCCATTGATACCGAGGCTTCAAAGATTATTTATGTC
Proteins encoded in this window:
- the LOC107785045 gene encoding cytochrome b561 and DOMON domain-containing protein At5g35735-like; translation: MVGTQCLVAFKNSSGQIQAYTAPIADYLAQFRQGSLSFNVPRIEAEFLNNEYIIFATLELPSGRTSFNQVWQNGQVSGQALQAHSQSGDNMRSFGSVDFATGQLGNDGGSRGGSRKLGPKAEV